The genome window CTGAGCCACGGGGGCTGGAAATGGGGCTATGCCTGTCACCAGGGCATTGGGGCTGAGCCATGGGGGCTGGAAATGGGGGAAAATGGGGCTAAGCCCATCACCGGGGCATTGGGGCTGCATCATGGGGGCTGGAAACGGGGCTGAGCCCATCACCGGAGCATCAGGGCTGAGCCATGGGGGCTGGAAATGGGGCTATGCCTGTCACCAGGGCATTGGGGCTGAGCCATGGGGGCTGGAAATGGGGGAAAACGGGGCTGAGCCCATCACCAGAGCATCAGGGCTGATCCACGAGGGCTGGAAATGGGACTGAGCCCATCACTGGGGCATCGGTGCTGAGCCATGAGGGCTGGAAACGAGGGAAAACGGGGCTGAGCCCATCACCAGAGCATCAGGGCTGATCCACGAGGGCTGGAAATGGGACTGAGCCCATCACTGGGGCATCGGTGCTGCACCATGGGGGCTGGAAACGAGGGAAAATGGGGCTGAGCCCATCACCAGAGCATCAGGGCTGATCCACGAGGGCTGGAAATGGGACTGAGCCCATCACTGGGGCATCGGTGCTGCACCATGGGGGCTGGAAACGAGGGAAAATGGGGCTGAGCCCATCATcggggctgagccctgggggTTGGAAATGGGGCTGAGCCCATCACTGGGGCATcggggctgagccctgggggCTGGAAATGGGGCTGAGCCCATCACCGGGGCATCGGTGCCCCACTGTTCGCACTGGAAACACAGGGGTCGGAGCCCCTCACCGCGGTATCGGTTCTCCCctcgcaagcagccccagtccccagCACGTCCTTTGCGaatatcctccccccccccccccccaaaaaagccccaaGAGACGAGGTTTTCTGAAAAAAGGTGTCCTTTATATCACTTAAATAACTATAATCCAGgtattagggggaaaaaagaagggcCGATCACAATAACATATTACAGGAATCAAAATTAATTTAACCacgcaaaataaattaaaacattaaatattaacGTTCAGTGCAACATATACAGAAGACGCGAGAGTAACCaggaatttaaaattaaaaaaaaaaaacaaaaccaaaaaacccaacccaaacgaAAGAGCTTGGGGTTGGTGGCGACGAAGCCTGCGGCAGGGAtcccggctgcggcggggggtTAGCGCGCCGGCGGGGGGGCTCCTAGGATTAGGGGTCATCCGATTAATTACGAAAAAGCTCGTCTCCGTCCCCAGAGTCGTTGTGGTCGGCGTGGCCGCCGAGGCGGAGGCTTTGCCGGCGTGTCTGTCTCTATAGAAAAATAAACCCCCATCCCGCGGGCGTTGGGGGGGGGTctggtttataaaaaaaaaaaaaaaagaagtaaatctgagaaaataaaaggaaaatcccCAAACgagaggaggaacaaccccgagCGGCAcgctgccggggctgggctcCGCGGCGGGGGCGATGCCGGCGCGCTTACGCTGCTGCCGAGCGCGTCGCTCgcggcgtggggtgggggggaaataaagaaaaaaaaaaaaaaaagggaaaaccaaaccaaaaataaaattaataaaaaaagaccCAAAGCGGAGGCGAGATGCTGCGCTGGTCCCCGGCGCCGGCGtcctgggttgggggggggcggcggcgggacccccTGTCTCCGTCAGACCCCTGCGGGGAAGGGGAGCGCGGTCACACCCCGGGGGCGGCTGGCGTCCCGCCGCGGTGCCCCCCGGCCCCCTTACCCGTCTCGCCGCGGCAGCAGGACGCGCCGCCCGCCAGCAGCCCCCCCGGCTTCTCCTGCCCGCCGCCGGGCGCCCGGCACCACCGCCATCGCTTCCGCACACGGCAGCAGCTGCAAGGGAGGGCGACGGGTGAGCGGCCGCGGGGGGGGGTCTCGACCCACCCCAGCTCCACTCGGGGGGGtgccgagcccccccgccgcgGTCGCCCCGTACTTACTGGACGAGCACGCAGACGGCGATCAGCAGCGCCGaggccaccaccgccaccaccaccaaGGCGGTGATGGTCTGCTTCTTCTGGTTGGCGGCCACCACGGCCAGGAGGTCGGCGTGCTCGCACCGCGTCCCCACGTACCCCGAGTGGCACCTGCGCCGCGCCGGGGGACACCGCGAGCCGCCATCAGCCCCATGACCGGGGCGTCGACGCCGCGCCCGGCCAAACCGGGTCCAGCGCGGATTttgaggaagggggggggggttcccacGGACCCGCCTCGCCACGTCCCCCCCACCCGGCACTCACACGCACGCCGGCTTGTCCTCCTGCACCAGGAACCGGCAGGTGCCGTGGAAGCAGAACTGGCGGTGGGAGTCGGGGCAGTCGTGGAAGTGGGACCtcaccgccgccgccaccggcGGGCCGGGAGCTGCAGgtgaaaaacaagcagaaaaatggcttttttctcttttttattggCGTTTGCCGCGCCGGCAGCCACCTTGGCGTCGCCGACAGCGGGTCGCTCGCGGGGTGTATTAATTTCGGGGCTGCCGAGCGGCACGTGGACCACCCAAAGGATCCCAGCCAGGTCCAGCGCCGAAAATAAGCCTGGAGGAATTTCCTAAAGAGCTTAAAGCTTAAAATGGAGGAGGGGAGAGCTCGGTAACGGCGGAGCCGGGCGCAGCTCCGGACCGGTGGCTTTGCCGCGGATGCTGTTTTCCATTACGCCCCGCGCTGGTTTGAATTATCCTCGGCGGCCAAGATGGAAAACAAACACCCCAAAGCACAAAGCGCATCCGATCGCCGCCGTTTCAAAGCCGCCTCCGGTTCCTGCCGCTGCGAATTTATGGCAGGCGCGGGGTAATTAAACCCACGCCCGCCGAACGCTTCCGGGTCTTCGGGGAGGCGAAGCGCGGGGGgacggagcggggccggggcggttGGCCCGATGTCCCCGGCCGTGGGGAGAGAGGCATCGCCGGGAGCGTTGGGGGTGTCGGAGCCGGCGTCCTCGGGGAGCCAGGAGCTGGGGTTGGGTCTTGGCGGGGAGGATCGCTGCCGGCCGCGCCGCTGCCGAAACCCTCGCCTGGGCGCAGCCCCTCGCCAGGAAAACCCCGACGGCTTTACCCCCGCGGAGCCCGGACACCCCGACTCCGGCATCAACACCCCCCCCAAAATAACctttgttgggggtttttaacCCACAGAGCCCCAAAGGCAGCTCTGCCCGCCGTAgccccccagcccaggccccgagccccccagccccgcagtgTCGGCCGTGCCCCGGCTCTGCGGCACCGGTGGGGATGGCTCCCGCGACGCCTCGGCGCGCTCGCAGCTGCCGGCCACATTGCCGCCTCCTTgccctccctcccgcagccccgcgctgCGGCTGCCCACccggaccccccccagccccccggtgcagcccctctcctccagcccccgCAGCCGGGCACCCGTCCTGTCAGGAAGGGGGCTGCGAGCATCCGCGCGGTGCCGGCGCCTGCCCCGTTTCCTTTCACGCTTCCCCACTGACGCCGTCGAACCGGCCCCGTTTTTCCGGCCCCGAAAGGAGCTTTTCCCACCCCCACCCGCAAACGGCCGCcggcggagccccccgcgccggggGAAGCGAGGGGCTCTTGGCCGGCGCAGCCCATTGTGCCGCTTCCATGAATGCGATGATTTATCAGGCGCGAGCGGCTCGGCGTCGCCGCGAGCCGGCGTCAGGCACCGGCAGCTTCCCCGCGGCGAGACCGGGCTTCCCCCACGCGCCAGCATTTGACCCCCCCAGCCCAAGGTGGAGGGGAAACACCCGCCGCGGAGCCCCTGCTTCCCAGTTATCCCTTGGgagcccagcaccccggggtcAGCATCCCACCGCGGCACCCGGGGAGGATGGGACGCGAGCGCATCGGCCGCGGCGAGGACAGCAGCGCGGCCGCCCCGCAGACCCTCCCGGCGCCGTCCCGTCGCCGAACTCACCGCTGCGGGCTGCCGTGGTGTTCTCCAGCGCGTGGCACGCGGCAAGCAGCACACCTGCGGGGAGGCCAGAGGGACGGGGGTCAGCCGGACCGCGGCCCCCCCAAGCCGGGAGGGCTGGCTGGCGGCTCGGCGGGGGATTTACCCCCAAATCACTCAAAgatttatgattattttttaataggaaaagcgCAGCGGTGTTTGCTAGGGCGTTCGAAGCCAGAATGGAGCCTGACACCAGTCTTATTTGCATGCGCCCATCCGACAGCCGCCCGCCGGCGCGGCATCGCCGGCCAAACCGGGTGCCGGCGGAGACGCCAGCGCCGCGCACCGGGCAGCGCAACCCGCGTCGCCCAGCCAGCTCCGGATCCAGCCACGAAGCAAGCTCGGGGGGCTGCGACAgcccccccaccagccccctgcccctgcccgcgccgcTGCTGCCGAACGCCCCGGCACGGCGGCTccggcgcgggcagagccgctCCCGGGGTGCGAAGCCAGACGAGGGCAGCGGCCCCTTCGCTGGGTTTGACCCCGTTTCCTGCACGGGTTTAATCAAGCCACGCCAGGCAGGCGACGGGCGAGCGACCGAGCCGCGCTCCAGCCCCCGCGGGTCACATCCAGCCAGCGCCGGGGCGACCGGCGGCTGCCGTTCTGGCAGCGGCTTTCATCTTGGCTTCTCCCCGTCGGTCCTCGCCGAACCTTTCCCCGCGCCGCCGCGGACCCGGCCAGCCCTCGGGGATTTTCTTTCCACGGAAATTTAATTTTCAGCCTCCCGTCTCCTTCCAGCTTTGTTTTTTTGGCTGCTGCCAGCGGGCTCGTTGCTGGAAGACGCTTCACCCTCGTGCCAATACCTGCGCCTCGACACGCTGGGGAAACCGCGTGGTGTCGTTTGGGAAACGGCTCATCCCGCCGTCATCGGGCGGCCGTATCGTGCCCTCCGGCGTTCCGGCTTCCCCGGCCTCCTGCCGGGACCCCGCTCGGCTCCGGCGGTGCCTCCTCCCTGCCGGCACGGGTAACGTCCCGCTCACGCCAAAGCCGCTttggctggaggagcccggccggGGAAGCAGCCCGGCTCGCTGTGTGATCACCTCATCCCCGgtcacggccccgccgcccgctgcctcccctcccctcgcccctCGGCACCGGGTTCCCACCTCCGACACCGGCTGAGGGCTCCGGCGAGCTCCCTGAGAGCCGGGACGGGGATGCCGGGCAGCCTCGGCAGAGCCAAACACCCTCCAGAGACACGGAGCATCCACGTCCGGACTGGCCAAACTGGGACCCCCCGAGAGCAGGGCCGcgtccctccggcagcccggAGCAGCAGCCGCCCTCGCTTGACGTTTTGGGCAAGCCCAGCCCCGTTCTcagctttttcccctccccaaaccTGAAAGCTCAAACCCTGCGCCAACGTCTCTGGTTTGATTTCACAGCcaccccagcccatccccatccccatcatcattctcatccccatcctcatcctcatgcccatcctcatcctcatcctcatccttatccccatctccatcctcatccttgtgcccatcctcatcctcatcctcatccccatccccatccccatcgtcgtccccatctccatccccatccccatccccatccccatccccatcgtCATcgtcatccccatccccatcctcatcctcgcccccatccccatcctcatcctcatcctcgcccccatccccatcctcatcctcgtccccatccccatccccatccccaccccacccccagccccctgcttCGGGAAGGTCTCCTTTCCATCACCCCCAGCCAGCAAAGCCCCCCCCGAACGAGACACCCGACTTGCTGACggaccccccaaacctccctgACGGACCAACACGGGCTTAACGACTCCGTGCCCCCGGCGCGGCACTAATCACCAGCCGCCAGCGCAGGGCTCGGCCCCCCTCGCCCCCGGCGCGGAGCTGCTCTTGGCGCGGAGCTCCCGGTCATCGCCGGGGTTCGGTCCCCGCCCGCAGTTTCCCCTCGCTCGGCTCAGATTTTCCCCTCGGCTTCGCGGATCAGCCCCCGGGCAGCCGTCAGGTGCCCGCACGTCGGGGCCCAGGAGGTTCCCCTCATCCCGCGGGATTCCGAGGGGATGCTCCGATCGGCCGGGTTTATCCGGGGTTCCTGGGGCACCGCGGGGGCTTGGACCCAGCCGTCACCCCTGGACGGGGCACCGGGGAGAGCGGGGTGACCGGCTGGGCGGGAAACCCGCGGCTCAGCCCCCCGAGACGGGCGAGCGCGGGGCCGGACGGGGGTGCAAAGCGAGGGAGCAGAAGGGAcgtgggtgccccccaccccaccccatccgcCCGAGTGATGCTCGCCGGAGGGGAGGAGCGGAGCGAGGAGACATCTCGGAGCAAAGAGCCTTCCTCCCACCGGGCCGGCACCGCctcggcccccccagccccgtccgcACCGCGGCGAGGAGCGGCACAGCCCAATCCTCCTTCGGGAccgcaacaacaaaaaacccacccaaggGTGCGGCAAATTCTGCCCTGgcatcacccccagccccgggggggcaAAGCATCAGGCGCGTCCCAGCGAGGAGCACCCGCGCCCCGGCTCCGCGCTCGCCCACCTCCATCACCGCCAGCTCTCCGGGCTGGGACGTGGGTCTGGATCCGTGCCCTGTCCCATGTCGCCTGCATCCAGCCCCGCGTACCCCCCGGCTCCGCGCTCGCCCACCTCCATCACCGCCAGCTCTCCGGGCTGGGACGCGGGTCTGGATCCGTCCCCCGTCCCGCGTCGCCTGCGTCCAGCGCCGCGTACCCCCGGCTCAGCACCGCcgagcccctctccccagccgaAGCAGCAGGCGGTTAGCGTCCCCCCCATCCTTTTAATTGCCACCCCGGCGATACGCTCTCGCTAATTAGCTCCAAAACCAAACGAAGGAGGCTTGGCGGGCTCGCTCTCCCGCCGAGGCCGTACTTACGCGGCGCGGGCGCGTTCCCACCGGCGAGGAGCGGGCGAGCGAATAACTTCGGGAGGGACCGAAGCCAAATATTTCGCAGGATTTACGGACCGAGACCGATCCGCACCCCGATCCCCCCGCTCCAGGCACCggacacccccctccccaaaattAACCCTGACTTGGGGGGACGCTGGGTGCTcggcggggtgctggggcagTTGCGAAAGTTTGGGGGGAGCAGAGCACTtgttgcccaccccccccccccccaaatgcctTTCCTTGGTGCGGGATGCTGGGGGCGGatcgagcccccccgccccggtcggGGTATGGGGGTGTTGGGGTATCGGGGTAGGGGGGTATCGGGGTATGGGGGTATCGGGGTATGGGGGTACGGGGGTATTGGGGTAGGGGGGTATCGGGGGTACAGGGGTATCAGGGTATCGGGGGTAGGGGGGTATTAGGGTATCAGGGTATGGGGGTACCGGGGTAGGGGGGTATCGGGGGTACAGGGGTCCCGGGGTAGTGGGGTATTGGGATATCGGGGTATGGGGGTAGGGGGGTATTGGGGGTAGGAGGGTATCGGGGTAcggggcccccccccgccgcgcaccTACCCATGGCCAGCGCggccgccgcctcgccccgcaTGCTGGCgctgggcagcggcgggcggagcggggccggtggcggggccggggccgggctccgcgccggcgGAAATGGGCGCGGACGAGCCGCCAGCCActgcgggcccggggcggggccagaccgccccccccccctccccccaacccccccgtcCCGCTGCTGCGCGGAGCGGGGGGTCCGGggtgcacacaccccccccccccaggctggaaGTTGGGGTCGGGGTCGCGCTGTGCCCCGAGTGGGTGAcaccccccctcgccccccccctccccctcccctcccccgtgTCCCTCCGTGCATCGccgggctgtgtgtgtgtgtgtgtgtgtgtgtgtgtgtccccccgccTTGCTGAGCCTTCATCACCCCCCAtcagcggggccgggcccgggtcACCtatggggggggacgggggacgtggcatgggggtggggggcagcggtgGGGACCGAAAACCCAGCTGAGAACCAGTCAGCTCGTCTCCCCCAGCACTGGGAGCGACTGGGATGGCCCCGTCCAAGCCTTGGAAGCCTCCggagatggggctggggggctggggggggctggcaggCAAGGGgatggggggctggcaggggtaGGGGGCAGCAGTGGGGTCTAATAACCCAGCTGAGAACCAGTTGGTGCATCTCCCGTGGCACTGGGAGCAACTGGGACTGCCCCATCCAAGCCCTGGAAGCCTCCTGagatggggccggggggctggcaggggtggggggcagcggcggggaccaAAACCGAGTTGAGAACCAGTTAGCGCGTCTCCCGTGGCAGTGGGAGCAACTGGGACTGCCCCATCCAAGCCCTGGAAGCCTCCTgagatggggctggggctggcaggcgaggggccggggggctggggggtgtgggggcaggcggggacccccccagcccagccgccgtccccgcgggagctgctcccagccctgcggtTTGAGCGGAGCGGGGCCTTCCCGGCGTTCCCAGGCGATCCCATCTCCCCCCCGCGCCCCACCGCAGCTCTTGGAAGGGgccgcccagccccgcaccccccccagcacccagctgcacCCCAAAAGCCCCAGCGTCTTGGCGCAGCGGCCATCTCCGAAAAAAATCTGGAGCCTGCGCAGCCTCGGCTCGCCGTCCCTCCCGGcaccccgccgcgctcccgcctttcggggctcagccccagcaccccaaccCTTACACCCTGCCCGCTCGGACGGACCACCCCCCCCGTAAGGACAAAGCCCACCGGCCTGGGGCGGCTGTGGCGACGGGCATGGCTTCCCACCATCCCCACCAAGGGTCACCGAACcctcccccagcaccaccagtTCACTTTCCGACCAACCAAAGGGAAAACGACCCGGGGGACGACCCCGGCGCGGGCAAGGTTGGGTGGTTCCCTCGGTTCTTGCCTTGCCCCCCGCTTCCCGGGGCTGATAACCAGGATATTTATTTGTCAACAGAAGCTTCCTCCTTCGCAACAGGCCTCCCACTCCCGCCGTGAATCACCCGCTGGAACCGGAACGGCGGCAGGGCCGGCGGGGTCGGGGCAGGCAGGAGCCGTCAGCCCCAAGGAATCTGGGGGTGCTCGCCAGTACCTAGAAAGCCACGGAGGCACGGGGCGAGGCGTGCTAACGGGCGGCTCTGCTCCCGGCCACGGTGCCAGAGAGCGATGGTGGAACTGGGGCAAAACCTCCTGGCTTTGGGGTTCTACCACACAGCAGCAGAATTAGGGAGAGACTGTTCTGCTCGCATGGAAGAAATTCAGCTTATGGATtggttttttaatctcttttcttggTAAGCAGTCCCCTCGGGAGAGCGGGAGCCGTCCCGCGAGGGAACATATTGCACGCGAGCAAAGGGACCCCAGTGAGAAGCCTGCAGGGAGGTGCAGAGAGCTGGCCGAGGGCTGCCTGCCGCTCGTCGCTCTCTGCCTGCGGATTTTAGGCCGGCTGCGtgcatccccagcacccaccggcatccccagcacccaccggtaTCCCCAGCACCCACTGCCATCCCCCATCGGCACCCCCAGCAGCCACTGGCATCACCGGCACCCACCGGCATCCCCCACCCACATCCTCAGCACCCACCGGCATCCCTGGAACCCAACAGCATCCCTGGAACCCACCGGCATCCGCAgcacccaccagcatccccagtacCCACCAGCATCCCCGGCACCCACCGGCATCCGTGGCACCCACCAGTATCCCCAGaacccaccagcatccccagcacccaccggcaTCCCCAGTACCCACCGGCATCCCTGGCACCCACCAGtatccccagcacccccaccacTCACCAGCATCCCTGGCACCCACCAGCATCCCGAACACCCACCCacatccccagcacccaccggcaTCCCTGGAACCCACCggcatccccagcacccaccagcatccctcaccagcatccccagcacccaccagcacccccagcacccaccagcatccctcaccagcatccccagcacccaccagcatccccagcacccaccagcatccctcaccagcatccccagcagccaccagcatccccccccagcatccctggcACCCACCAGCCGCTCGCTGCCTGGGAGCCCTCGCACCCAGccgccctgccagcccccgccGGAGGGTTCCGCGCTTTTCCCGCTGttacaaaaccacagaaaccATTCTGGGATTGTCCCGGCCCGATGCTGCCCAGGTGCGCAGCGCCGGGAGCCTCCGCGGCCTTGCTTTGGGGTTTGCTTGATTTCTCCCCACCCCTTTTCGAATCGCTCTTCGTCAGCAGCTTAATCTGCATTTGGAGATTAATGAGTTCCCCCCCCCAGTGAAGGCAGGCAGCGAACTGAACCCCGCTCTGGAAAATTGCTCGATTTAGGGAAACCCCCCTGAAAAAGGCGCACAAACCCCCCCGCCTTTCGCCCCTGAACTGGGGATTGATTTATTTTTGAGGCTTCCCCTCGCGTCGCCCCGTCTCCCCGCCTGGGGGCTGCTTGCGGGGCTGGACGGCGACGCTTCGGACCCCTCTGCTGCcagggggcccggggggggcaaAACCAACCCAGATTCGGCGCCCGTTTTCGGTGCCACCCCCCGCGACGGACGGGGACCATTCCCGGCGAGCGCCGCCGCCTGCGCCCATCGCTCCCACGGACGCTCCGTCCGCTCGGCCCTCCCCGCCACAGAGATCcctttaaataaaatattctgacGTGGGGGCAAAAAATAGGGgaaacccccccccaaaccgccCCCTTCATCTACCCCCTGCCCCGAAGCGGCGGGTAACAAGGGGGGCTGTGTGCTGGCGTCCGGCATAAAAGCCTCCGTCCGCCTGTTTGTGTTGGATTGGGAAGGtgaaaagcagggaaagggaaaacatCGCCCTTCGCCCCCCCGCCCCTTCGCACAAACCCAAATTGTAGCCGCCGGGATGTTTTTGGCTTCTCCGTCGAACGCAGAAATCAATCAGGCTGCGGCAGCCGGGGAGGGGTTCAGTCCTCCCCCCcctgtttattttcttaatacaCGGGCtcaggaaaaattaaatattacGCCCCGGGTCAGGCACCGACTGCAGCTCACGCGTCCCCGCCCCGGGATGCTCGGATCCCTGCGGCACCCCTGGGGCTCCCCCATCCCAAACCGGGGTCCGGAGCCGGGGGGTTCGACCCGTCGCGGGGCCACGCGGAGGGGAAGCCCCTCCGACGTCTCCTCCGGCCCCGTAATCCGCCTGCCCGCTCAGAATGGGGCCttcttggagggtttttttt of Opisthocomus hoazin isolate bOpiHoa1 chromosome 28, bOpiHoa1.hap1, whole genome shotgun sequence contains these proteins:
- the TGFA gene encoding protransforming growth factor alpha isoform X2, producing the protein MRGEAAAALAMGVLLAACHALENTTAARSAPGPPVAAAVRSHFHDCPDSHRQFCFHGTCRFLVQEDKPACVCHSGYVGTRCEHADLLAVVAANQKKQTITALVVVAVVASALLIAVCVLVHCCRVRKRWRWCRAPGGGQEKPGGLLAGGASCCRGETGV
- the TGFA gene encoding protransforming growth factor alpha isoform X3, translating into MFRPSLCVLLAACHALENTTAARSAPGPPVAAAVRSHFHDCPDSHRQFCFHGTCRFLVQEDKPACVCHSGYVGTRCEHADLLAVVAANQKKQTITALVVVAVVASALLIAVCVLVHCCRVRKRWRWCRAPGGGQEKPGGLLAGGASCCRGETGV
- the TGFA gene encoding protransforming growth factor alpha isoform X1, with amino-acid sequence MRGEAAAALAMGVLLAACHALENTTAARSAPGPPVAAAVRSHFHDCPDSHRQFCFHGTCRFLVQEDKPACVCHSGYVGTRCEHADLLAVVAANQKKQTITALVVVAVVASALLIAVCVLVHCCRVRKRWRWCRAPGGGQEKPGGLLAGGASCCRGETGKGAGGHRGGTPAAPGV